The Streptomyces sp. NBC_00576 genome contains the following window.
TGATCAGCGTCTCGATCTGGCCGATCTGTGCGGCGGTGTCGTTCGCGCCCTCGGTGATCTCCAGCGTCACGTCGGAGTACTTCTTCGCCCGGCTCTTGGCGTTGTCGTTGATCGCGTTGAGCCAGCCGTGGTCGGCCTGGGGTCCGGCGAAGCCGATGGTGACGGCCTTGCCGGGGGTGTCTGCGGCGGCCGGCTGGTCGTCGTTCGCAGCGGGCTCGTCATCGGGCTCGTTGCTGGTGCAACCGGCGAGCAGGACTCCCGCCCCGACGGCGGCGGTTCCGAAGAGCAGCCCTCTGCGGCTGGTGAAAGGCGTCGGCTCTGGCATGGCGGTGAACCCTTCCCTCAGGTCGTGCTGGCGGTACGGCGCTGGACGAGCACGGCGACGACGATGATCGCGCCCTTGGCGATCTGCTGCACATCGCTCTGCAGGTTGTTCAGGGAGAAGATGTTGGTGATGGTGATGAAGATCAGGACGCCCAGGACGGAGCCGACGATGGTGCCGCGGCCTCCGCTGAGCAGGGTGCCGCCGATGATCGCGGCGGCGATGGCGTCGAGCTCGTACAGGTTGCCGTTGGTGTTCTGACCCGAGCCGGTCAGGATGATCAGCAGGAAGGCGGCGATCCCGCAGCACAGTCCGGACAGGAGGTAGAGGTAGAGGCGCTGGCGGCGTACGTCGATGCCGGCCAGGCGGGCCGCCTCCGCGTTGCCTCCCACGGCGACCGTGCGGCGGCCGAAGGTGGTGCGGTTCAGGATCAGCCAGCCGAGGATCGTCACTACCGCGAAGACCAGCACCAACGGCGGGATGCCGAGGATGTACGCCTCACGCTCGCCCAGGTCGAGAACGCTGTTGATCGTGACGATCTGCGTCGCGCCGTCCGTGATCTGGAGGGCGAGTCCGCGCGCCGAGGCCAGCATGGCGAGCGTGGCGATGAACGGGACCATCCCGCCGTACGCGATGAGCAGCCCGTTGACCAGTCCGCAGCCCACTCCGACGAGCACCGCGGTGAAGAGGATGCCGGCGAAGCCGTACTCCTGGGTGGCGACGGTGGTCGCCCACACCGAGGAGAGGGCGACGATCGCGCCGACCGACAGATCGATGCCACCCGACATGATGACGAAGGTCATACCGACGGTGACGACGCCGATCACCGAGGCCTGGGTGAGGACGAGTTGGAGGTTGCGGGTGTCGAGGAACTCGTCGGGCTTGGTGATGCCGCCGACGACGATCAGCGCGGCCAGGACACCGAGGAGGGAGAGGGTGCGGACATCGGCGCGGGCCACCATGCCTCTCCAGGCGGGGAGTTGACCGGCCGACGGGACCTTGTCGGTGCTGCTGCGCGGCGGGGACACGGGTTGCGTCATGATGCCGGGCCCCTTTCACCGGCCGCAGAGCTGCCGGCCACAGAGCTTCCACTGGCCACGGGGGCTCCTTCCATCACAAGGTCGAGCACGCGGTGTTCGTCGAGTTCCCAGGCGGGTGCCGTATGGACGACCTGGCCCTCGCGCAGTACCAGGACACGGTCGGCGAGGCCGAGCACTTCGGGCACTTCGCTGGAGACCAGCAGGACGGCGAGGCCCTCGTCGGCGAGGCGGCGGATCACCGCGTACAGCTCGGCTCGGGCACCGACGTCGACGCCCCGGGTCGGTTCGTCGAGCAGCAGGACGCGGCAGCCGCCCAGCAGCCAGCGGGCCAGGACGGCCTTCTGCTGGTTGCCGCCGGAGAGGGTGCGGACGGGTACGGAGGGGTTGTCGGGCCGCAGCGACAGCTCACGGGTGGCGGCGCGGGCGGCGCCCAGTTCGGCGCCCCGGTTGATCCAACCGCCGCGTGCGAAGCGGGACATGGAGGAGACCGACACATTGCGGGTGACGGACTCCAGCATCAGCAGGGCCTGTGCCTTGCGTTCCTCCGGGGCGAGCCCGAGCCCGGCACGCACTGCGGCTCGTACACTGCCCGGCTTCAACACCAGTCCGTCGACGAGGACTTGACCGGCCGTCGGCTTACGGGCGCCATAGATGGTTTCCAGGATCTCCGAGCGCCCGGACCCGACCAGGCCCGCCAGTCCGACGATCTCGCCGGGTCGCACGGAGAGGTCGACGGGCGCGAACTCGCCCTGTCTGGCCAGCCCCTGGACTTCGAGAACCGGTGCGGCGCCCGCGTCCTTCGGCGCGGGGCGCTCCGGGAAGACGTACTCGACGTTGCGGCCCGTCATCAGGGCGACGACCTCGCGGGTCGGCGTGGACTTCGCGGGCAGCCCGCCCGCCACCGCCCGGCCGTCCTTGAGGACGGTCACGCGGTCGCCGATACGGCGGATCTCCTCCAGACGGTGTGAGATGTAGACGACGGCGACCCCGTCGGTGGTCAGGTCGCCGACGATGCGGAAGAGGTTGTCGACCTCCTCCGGGTCGAGCGCGGCGGAGGGCTCGTCCATGACGATCAGCCGTACGTCGTGGGAGAGCGCCCGCGCCATCGACACGATCTGCTGCTGCGCCGCCGACAACTCCCCGACCAGACGGCCCGGATCGACCTCTGGATGTCCAAGTCGCTTGAGCAGTAGGGCAGTTGACGCTTTCGCGGCCTTCCCCCGTACGACGAATCCGGCGGTCGTGGGTTCGTGACCCAGGTGGACGTTCTCGGCCACCGACAGGTGCTCCACCAGGTCGAGTTCCTGGTAGATGGTGGCTATGCCGAGGCGCATTGCGGCGATGGGCGAGCGCAGGGTGACCGGCTCGCCGCGCCAACTGATGGTGCCGTCGTCGGGCTGGTGGGCGCCGGCCAGGACCTTGATGAGCGTGGACTTCCCGGCGCCGTTCTGGCCGAGCAGACAGTGCACTTCACCGGCCTGGACGTCGAGGTCGACGCCGTCGAGGGCCCGGACGCCGGGGAACGACTTGGTGATGCCGGACATGCTGAGCAGCGGTGGTTCTGGTGCCATGACGGTTCCCCTTGGCGGGCGTGCGGGCCGGTTGCAGGGCAGATCGCTTGCTGGGCAGGCTTTTTGAGCAAGCTCTTTTGAGCAAGGCAGAGCAGGGCAGAGCAGGGCGCTGTACTGGTGAGACGTGGGTACGAAGCGGTCTACGCGGGTGAGAACAGGTGGTCGCTGATCAGCCGGGCCGCGCCGATGACTCCGGCGGTGGGGCCCAACTCCCCCAGAACGATGGGCAGGTTGCCGGTCGCCAATGGCAGCGACTGGCGGTAGACCTGGGTCCGGATCGCGGCGAGCAGGGTGTGGCCGAGGCCGGTCACCCCGCCGCCGATCACCACCAGGCCGGGGTTGAAGAAGCTGACCAGACCGGCGATGACCTGGCCGGTGCGGTTGCCGCCCTCGCGGATCAGGTCGAGCGAGGTGGCGTCCCCGGCGGCAGCGGCGGCAGCGACGTCGACGGCGCTCAGTGCGCCGCTCGCCTCCCACCGGGCCGCGAGTTCCGCCGAAAGTCCCTGCTGGGCTGCCTCTTTGGCGTCGCGGGCGAGAGCGGCGCCACTGAAGTGGGCCTCCAGGCACCCCCGGTTGCCGCAGGCGCACGGACGGCCGTCGGGCACCGCCTGGATGTGCCCGATGTCGCCGGCGCTGCCCGTCACTCCACGGTGGACCTCACCGCCGACGACGATGCCGCAGCCGATACCCGTGCCGATCTTGATGCAGAGGAAGTCGCCCACGGAACGGGCGACGCCCGCGTGCTGCTCCCCCATCGCCATCAGGTTCACGTCGTTGTCGACCATCACCGGGCAGCCCAGTTCCTGACTGAGCGCCTCCCGTACGGGGAAGCCGTCCCAGCCGGGCATGATCGGCGGGGCGACCGGTACGCCCTCGGGGAAGCGGACCGGACCGGGGACGCCTATGCCGGCGCCGTCGAACCCCTCCGCGAGCCCGGTGGCTCTCAACTTGGCTGCCATGGACAGGACTTGCTCGAAGACCGCGACCGGGCCCTCGCGTACGTCCATGGGCTGGTTGAGGTGCCCCAGCACTTCGAGTTCGGCGTTGGTGACCGCGATGTCGATCGAGGTCGCGCCGATGTCGACGCCGAGGAAGCGCAGGGCGGGGGCGAGCCGGATGTTGTGGGACCGGCGTCCGCCGCGCGAGGCGGCGAGTCCGTCGGCCACGACCAGGCCCGTCTCCAGGAGCCGGTCCACCTCCACGGCCAGTTTGGACCGTGACAGGTCGACCTGATCCCCCAGCTGGGCCCGGGAGTTGGGCCCACCGTCACGCAACAGCCGCAGCAGCCGGGCCTGGTGGGCGTTCGCGGGTCGTGCGGTCATACGTCTCACAAGCCCCTCCCCGCCTAGTCAGGCACCAACCGGCTGCGTTTTCCGGGTTTTCCGGCCACATCGCCGAGCTTTCGAGTGGAACGTAGCAGCGACTGCCGGGGCTGGGAAGAAGTCGAGCACAGATTGCTGCTTACTTCTTCCACTGAGAGGACAAAGAAGAAGGCGCCACGAGGGCGCCGTGGGCGGGCCACAGATCGGCCCACCCGTCCATGGTGAGCCCGAGGGCTCGCCCCGCTCACGGGCAGCGGACGACCTGTCCCGCATACGAGAGGTTGCCGCCGAAGCCGAACAGCAGGACCGGGTCACCGGTGGAGATCTCGCCGCGTTCGACCAGTTTCGAGAAGGCGAGCGGGATGCTGGCGGCCGAGGTGTTGCCGGACTCGATGACATCGCGTGCCACGATGGCGTTCACCGCGCCGATCTTCGCCGCCAGCGGTTCGATGATGCGCAGGTTGGCCTGGTGCAGGACCACGGCGGCGAGGTCCTCGGGGGTGAGACCGGCGCGCTCGCAGGCCTGGCGGGCGATGCCCGGCAGCTGGGTGGTGGCCCAGCGGTAGACGCTCTGCCCCTCCTGGGCGAACCGCGAGGGTGTGCCCTCGATCCGTACCGCGTGTCCCATCTCGGGCACCGAACCCCACAGCACGGGCCCGATGCCGGCGGGCTCCGGCCCGACGGGCGCCGGACAGGCCTCGACGACCGCCGCGCCCGCTCCGTCTCCGACGAGTACGCAGGTCGTGCGGTCGGTCCAGTCCGTCACCGCGGACATCTTGTCGGCGCCGATGACCAGTGCCCGCACCGATCCCCCGGCCCGGACGGCGTGGTCGGCCGTGGCCAGGGCGTGGGTGAAGCCGGCACACACGACGTTGAGGTCCATCGTGGCCGGCGAGGGCATGCCGAGCCGGTTCGCGACCCGGGCGGCCATGTTCGGGGAACGGTCGACGGCGGTCGAGGTGGCGACGAGGACGAGGTCGATGTCGCTCGCGGCCAGGCCCGCCGCCGCGAGCGCCTTGGCGCCGGCGTGCGCGGCGAGCTCGTCGACAGGCTCGTCAGGTCCGGCGATGTGGCGCGTACGGATGCCCACCCGGCTTCTGATCCACTCGTCGTTGGTGTCGACCAGACCCGCCAGATCCTCGTTGGTGAGCACCTTGGCGGGCTGGTAGTGACCGACGGCGGTGATACGCGAGCCGTTCATGGGTGGGTCCCCCTCTGCTTTTCGGTAGCGGGATCCACCAGTCTGTTCAGTGACTCACCAGTACGACGGCACGCGATGCCACAGGATTAGCGCGGCCGGGTTGTCGGCTTCCATCAGACTCCTCTGTGACCGAACACTTACCCTGTGAACAGCTGTGTCGCCTTCTGCACCAGCTCATAGAGCCCGTAGCAGAGTGGCGCCCCCACCCACAGCCAGGCGAACGCGATCAGGGGCCGGCGGTCGGGCGACGGGCCCCCGCTCTCAGACGGACTGCTCTCGCTGGACATCGGCGGCCTCCTTCGGCGCGGGGATGTGGTGGCGGGGGTCGACGGGGCGGACGAGCTCATTGGCGACGAAGCCGACGGCGAGCAGTCCGATCATGATGTAGAACGACAGCCCGTAGAGCGCAGAGCCGTGCTTGCCTGCCTCCTCCTGCCGGTCGGCGATCCAGTTGACGATCAGCGGGCCGAGGACCCCGGCCGTGGACCAGGCGGTGAGCAGCCGCCCGTGGATCGCGCCGACCTGGTAGGTCCCGAAGAGGTCCTTCAGATAGGCGGGGATGGTGGCGAACCCGCCGCCGTAGAAGGAGAGGATCACCAGCGCGCACAGGATGAACAGCGGCTTGGAGGAGTCCCCGAACCAGGCGATCGACGCGTACATCAGCGCGCCCACGCCCAGGTAGACGCGGTAGATGTTCTTGCGGCCGATCAGGTCGGAGGTCGACGACCAGCCGATCCGGCCCGCCATGTTGGCCGCCGACAGCAACGCGACGAAGCCGGCCGCAGCCGACACCGAGACCGGCGTTGAGCTGTCCGCGAAGAAGTCCTTGATCATCGGCGCGGCCTTCTCCAGGATGCCGATGCCCGCGGTCACGTTCATGCAGAGGATGACCCACAGGCACCAGAACTGCGGGGTCCGCACGGCGCTGCGCGCGGAGACCTGGACGCCCGCGAGGACGCCCGGCCCGCTCGCCCCGCTGTCGGCGGGCTTCTCGCTGCGCGGTACCCGCACCAGAAGCACCCCGAGCGTCATGAACACGGCGTACGACAGTCCGTGCACCAGGAAGGCGAGCGCGATCCCGGAGCTGTCGGAGCCGAACGACTCCAGCATCTGCGCCGACCAGGGCGAGGCGATCAGCGCGCCGCCGCCGAAGCCCATGATCGCGATGCCGGTGGCCATGCCGGGCCGGTCCGGGAACCACTTGATCAGGGTGGAGACGGGCGAGATGTAGCCGATGCCGAGGCCGATGCCGCCGACGAAGCCGTAGCCGAAGACGATCAGCCAGTACTGCTCGGTCGCGGCGCCGAGCGAGGCGATCAGGAAGCCGGAGGAGAAGCAGATCAGGGCGACGGTCATGGCCCAGCGCGGCCCGTTGCGCTCGACGAGGGTGCCGCCGAACGCGGCGGACAGGCCGAGCATGACGATGCCGAGCTGGAAGGGCAGCGCGCTCTGCGTGCCGCTGAGGCCGAGGGCCGATTCCAGGGGCGGCTTGAAGACGCTCCAGGCGTAGGCCTGACCTATGGAGAGATGGACCGAGAGGGCGGCCGGCGGAACGAGCCAGCGGCTCCAGCCGGGCGGTGCTACAGGGGGACTCATGATCCCGGACGATAGGAACCGGCCGCATGGTTGGGAAGACGGCCAGGCGAACTCGCCGACCGTATGCGGTGAACGGTATCCGGGGTGCGCCGAACGGTCGTTCGGACCGGACGAACGGCGTACCGGAGCGCACGCGGAGTGGCGTTCAGGCCATGCCGCCATCGCTCCAACCCGTGCCACACCTCTTGCCCACCCTACTTCCATACTGTAGACAATATGTCGTCAACCCGTTCCCTTGCGGCAACAGAGCCCGGTGGGCCGCGGTGCCACTGCGCCCGTGCAGGACAATGGATCGCGAAGGTCACCTACCAGCACGTACAGAACCGGGGCTGATCAGAACATGGGACGAGTCACGGAACGACGCAAGGTGATCCGGATCCGGGACGGGGCGATCTCCACCCGGCCGGACACGCTCGTCGCCGAGGAACCCATGGAGATCCGGCTGAACGGCAAGCCGATCGCCATCACCATGCGGACGCCGGGCGACGACTTCGCGCTCGCCGTCGGCTTCCTGGTGAGCGAGGGCGTGCTCGCCGAGCGGCGCGAACTGCGGAACATCGTGTACTGCGCGGGCGCCACGACGGACGGCTCGAACACCTACAACGTGGTGGACGTGAGCACGGCCCCGGACGTGGTGCTGCCCGACATCACACTGGAGCGGAACGTGTACACGACGTCCTCGTGCGGCCTGTGCGGCAAGGCGAGCCTCGACGCCGTCCGCACGACGGCCCGCTGGGCCATCGACGACGGCGCCGGCGCTCCCCCGGTCCGACTGGCGCCCGAACTGCTCGCGAGCCTCCCCGACCGGCTCCGCGCGTCCCAACGGGTGTTCGACCGGACCGGGGGTCTGCACGCGGCTGCCCTGTTCACGGAGGAGGGCGAGCTGCTCGACATCCGAGAGGACGTGGGCCGGCACAACGCGGTCGACAAATTGGTCGGCCGGGCTCTGCAGAACGGCGGCCTGCCCCTGTCCCGCACGATCCTGCTCGTCTCGGGCCGGGCTTCCTTCGAGCTGGCGCAGAAGGCGGTCATGGCCGGGATTCCGGTGCTGGCGGCCGTCTCGGCACCCTCGTCGCTCGCCGTCGACCTGGCGGCCGAGTCGGGGCTGACCCTGGTGGGCTTCCTCCGGGGCGCCAACATGAACGTGTACGCGGGCGAGGACCGTATCGCCCTGCAGGCCGCGGCCTCCCAGGGCTGACCGGCTTCCCCGCGGCACGGCGGCGGGGCCCCGAACGGCGGGGAGCGCCCCCTGCGCCGGTGGGGCCCCGCCTCTACCGGTCCGCTATCCGGTGCCCGAAACCCGGGTGAGCAGGGCCGTCAACAGCTCGCGTTCCACGACCGTGAGCGGCGCCAGCAGCTCGTCGTTGGCCTTTCGCGCGGCCCGCTCACAGCGGGCCAGCAGCCGCCGCCCCTGGGCCGTGACCGTCACCGCGTTCTTGCGCCGGTCGTGCGGATCGGGTGCGCGTACGACCAGTCCGGCGGTCTGGAGGTCATTGAGGACGCCGACCATGTCCTTGGCGTCGAGCCCCACCCCGCGCACCAGTTCGGCCTGCGCGACCGGGCCCAGCTCCGCGACGGCGGAGAGCACCACGTGATGCCACATCTTCAGCCCTTCGCCGGCCAGCGCGGCGGCGACCAGTGCCCGCCCGCGGTCGGCAGCCCTCCCCAGGATCCAGCTGGGGAGGACCCGTATGGAACGAAGTTCGACAGACATACGGAAAGACTAACCAATAATCATTGGACCTTCCAACGGTTATACGTTTATCGTTGGGACTCCCAATGGTTCCGCGGAGGAGCGATGTGATCACGTACGGCCGAATAGCAAGGTTGTCCTGAACCCACGACACACGGTTCTTGTGGGGCGGCTGAGCATCCAACTACCGTCTGATGCGCGCACGTTGGACGTGGGATGTCCAGATTTCCGGATGCCCAATTGTTCAGATGTCCAGACCTCTGAAGTCACGAACTCTGAAGTCCAGACGCATGAAGTCCAGACGTTGAAGGGCAGGGCCGTACATGCCGTCAAGTCTTCGCGCACGTCTCAGATTCACCCTCACGGCCGTGTTCACCACGGCCGCTCTGCTGCTCGCACTGCCGGGCCCCGCAGGCGCCGAACAGGCCACCGCGACGGCCACGTTCGAGCAGCAGGTGCTCTTCCGGGCCTCCCAGGACCCCGGATACTCCTGTTACCGGATCCCCGCGATCGTCCGGACCCTGAAGGGCACTCTGCTGGCCTTCGCCGAGGGGCGCAGAGACAACTGCGGGGACGCCGGTGACATCGATATCGTCGTCAAGCGGTCGACCGACGACGGGCGCACCTGGGGCCCGCTCCGGGTCGTCAACGACGGCGGGGTCGACACGCACGGCAACCCGACGCCGATCGTGGACCGGGAGACCGGTCGCATCATCCTCGCGGAGAGCTGGAACACGGGCCGGGGCGGCGGCAACTGCCCGGTGCCGTGCGACCGCAGCCCCCATCTGCAGTACAGCGACGACGACGGGCTGACCTGGTCCGAGCCGCGCGACCTGAGCGCCGAGATCATGCCGCCCGAGTGGAACTCCTGGTATGCGACGGGCCCCGTCCACGGCATCCAGCTCACCCGGGGCGAGCACGCGGGCCGGCTCGTCTTCGGTGTCAACACCGAGACGTGGGAAGGCAGTCGGATCAGCGCCAACCACGCCGCACTGATCTTCAGCGACGACGGCGGCGACCACTGGAAGGTCGGGGCCACCGACAGCTGGCCGATCGCGGCGGACGGCACCTTCCGGCAGAAACCGTCCGAGGTGACGCTCACCGAGCGCTCGGACGGGGTGATCCTGGTCAGCGGACGCGAACAGGACGGGACCGATCTCGGCCACCGCACCCAGGCCTTCAGCGCGGACGGCGGCAGCAGCTTCCTCACCCCGTTCCGCGCCCTCCCGGATCTCTACGCACCCCAGGTCCAGTGCTCCACCGTCGGCTTCGGCGTCCGTGTGCTGCTGGCCTGCCCGGCCGATCCCGACCGGCGCCGGACGATGATGATCCGCTCCTCGTACGACGGCGGGCGCACCTGGGACAGCGTGGACCGGGGCACGGTGGTCACCCGGGACTGGTCCGGCTACTCCGACCTGGTGAAGATCGACAGCGAGACGGTGGGCCTGATGTACGAGGGCGGCACCGTCGAGGCGCGCGACGAGATCCGCTTCGCCCGCTTCACGGAGGACTGGCTGACACCAGCGCGCGGTCCGGACCCGACCACCCGTGACCTGGCCCCGAACGCCCGTCCGGCCGCCGTCCTCGGCGGCGCCGCGCAGACGACCGGTGTGTTCGGCGGCGGTGCGGTGGAGTTCGACGGCGTGGACGACGCCGTACGCCTCCCGTACAGCGACCGGCTGCCGCTCGGCACCAAGGACTTCACCGTGGCCCTCTGGTTCCGTTCCACGGCGACGACGGGCGACCGGCCGCTGCTGTGGATGGGCGGGGTCGGCTCCACCCAGCCGCAGATCTGGCTCCGCGCCGAGCCCGCGAGCAACCGCGTCCGGGGCCTGATGACCGTCCGGGAGGGCGCGTCGGCCGTCAGGACGGCGTCCGCGACCTCCGTGGGCACCTACAACGACGGCCAGTGGCACTTCGTGGCACTGCGCCGTGGCGGCGGCCAGTTCACCCTCTTCGTCGACGGTACGGCGGTCAGCGTGGCGGACGTGGCCGGTACCGTCAGCCGCAACTCGGCGTTCGGGGTGCACATCGGGCAACGGGTGGACAGCTTGCAGCACTTCAGCGGTGCGATCGACGATGTCCGGGTCTGGGACCGGGCGTTGGGCGCGTCGGAACTGTCCACGGCTTCCATGACGGCGACGGTGGACCCGGCCACGGCCACGAGCAGCACGGTGCTGTGGCTGCCCATGGATCAGGTGAACGCGAGTCGCTCCGCGCGATAGGCGGTTTGTTTGCCGCGGGCCCGGTGGGGGCTGGTCGCGCCCCGCGGCGGAGCCGCAAATCGACACAGCCCCGCACCCCCTTTCGGGGCGCGGGGCCCACCCGACCTCCCCGGTCCGCGGCTCAGCCGGGATGTGTTGCTGTACCAGCCGAGATGCGGGACGAGTCCTGTGCGGTGACCCCCGAGTCGATCTCGGACCCGGTCACCGGGTCGTGCGAGCGGCGTTTGGCGATCACCGCGCACACCATCAGCTGCATCTGGTGGAAGAGCATCAGCGGCAGCACCGCCAGCGAGGCCTGGGCGCCGAACAGGACGCTCGCCATGGGCAGTCCGGCGGCCAGGGACTTCTTCGAGCCGGCGAACTGGATCGTGATCCGGTCCTCCCGGTTGAAACCGAGCGTCTTGCCGCCGTACCAGGTGAGCGCCAGCATCACCGCGAGCAGTACGGCCTCGACGACCAGGAGTCCGGCGAGCCGGCCGGGGCTGACCTGGTGCCAGATGCCCTCGACCACGCCCTCACTGAACGCGGTGTAGACGACGAGAAGGATCGAGCCCCGGTCGACCAGGCCGAGCACCTTCTTGTGCCGGGTGACGAACCCGCCGATCCAGCGCCGGAGCACCTGCCCGGCGAGGAAGGGGACCAGTAGCTGGAGCACGATTTCGAGGAGCGAGTCGAGCGAGAAGCCGCCGCCGGTGCTGCCGAGCAGCGTGGCCGCGAGCAGCGGGGTGACGACGATGCCGACGAGGGAGGAGAAGGAGCCCGCGCAGATCGCGGCGGGCACATTGCCCCGGGCCATCGAGGTGAAGGCTATCGACGACTGGATGGTGGACGGGACGAGGGTGAGGAAGAGCAGGCCGATGTAGAGGTCGTGCGTCAGGAACACCGGTTCGAGTCCACGGGCGGCCAGGCCGAGCAGCGGGAAGACGACGAACGTACAGGCGAGGACCGTGGCGTGCAGCCGCCAGTGTTTCAGTCCCTCCAGCGCCTCGCGGGTGGAGAGGCGGGCGCCGTAGAGGAAGAAGAGGAAGGCGATGGCGGCCGTGGAGGC
Protein-coding sequences here:
- a CDS encoding bile acid:sodium symporter family protein, whose translation is MPIDPYILLLLGTVGLAALLPARGTGADVASGASTAAIAFLFFLYGARLSTREALEGLKHWRLHATVLACTFVVFPLLGLAARGLEPVFLTHDLYIGLLFLTLVPSTIQSSIAFTSMARGNVPAAICAGSFSSLVGIVVTPLLAATLLGSTGGGFSLDSLLEIVLQLLVPFLAGQVLRRWIGGFVTRHKKVLGLVDRGSILLVVYTAFSEGVVEGIWHQVSPGRLAGLLVVEAVLLAVMLALTWYGGKTLGFNREDRITIQFAGSKKSLAAGLPMASVLFGAQASLAVLPLMLFHQMQLMVCAVIAKRRSHDPVTGSEIDSGVTAQDSSRISAGTATHPG